In Spinacia oleracea cultivar Varoflay chromosome 5, BTI_SOV_V1, whole genome shotgun sequence, a single window of DNA contains:
- the LOC110798005 gene encoding cytochrome P450 81Q32-like, producing MEITTTYLYYILPLILILYLFKSHLFRKSQKWPPSPATCLPIIGHFHILKEPFHQTLANLANQYGPVLSLRFGSRPVLLISSPAAAEECLSKNDVVFCNRPNGFLTAKHLAYDYTSLIWAPYGPHWRNLRRIATVEILSSHRLKLLSGIRSDEVKLMIKRLLYKVCGSSSDVIEMKPLVYDVSMNVMTRMIFGKRYYGVEDEEGKKFSEMLAKMLILFNDACIGDMVPCLRWLDRWKARRLLKFEAERGVVLRELMEEHREKLKVEGGDGELSMVVKPFIQVLLRLQESEPEYYKDEIIFCIILDLLIGSSDTSSESMEWALSLLVNHPQVLNKAKTEIKNHVGYDRLLEESDLNHLPYLRCIINETLRMYPPAPNLVPHESSKDCTVGGYYIQRGTMLQINLWAIQNDPKIWDDPTSFRPERFEGVEGHKIGYKMMPFGSGRRSCPGEGLAIRVIGLTIGSLIQCFELESIDHKLVDMTIASGFNLQKAEPLRVVVRPCPSMMNLLDQM from the exons ATGGAGATTACAACTACTTACCTCTACTACATATTACCATTAATCTTAATTCTCTACTTATTCAAATCCCACTTATTTAGAAAATCGCAAAAATGGCCTCCAAGCCCTGCCACGTGTCTTCCAATAATTGGCCATTTCCATATTTTGAAAGAACCATTCCACCAAACCCTAGCCAACCTTGCAAACCAGTACGGTCCAGTCCTATCTCTCCGGTTTGGTTCTCGTCCGGTTCTCCTAATATCATCTCCGGCTGCGGCCGAGGAGTGCCTTTCCAAAAACGACGTCGTCTTCTGCAACCGTCCTAATGGATTCCTTACTGCAAAACACCTAGCCTATGACTATACTAGCCTTATTTGGGCTCCATATGGACCTCATTGGAGAAATCTACGGAGGATCGCCACCGTCGAAATCCTCTCTTCTCACCGCCTTAAACTACTCTCCGGCATACGGTCCGATGAGGTAAAGCTCATGATCAAACGGTTGTTGTATAAAGTTTGTGGTTCATCATCGGATGTGATCGAAATGAAGCCGTTGGTATATGATGTTTCGATGAACGTGATGACGAGGATGATATTTGGGAAGAGATACTATGGTGTTGAAGATGAGGAGGGTAAAAAGTTTAGTGAAATGTTGGCAAAAATGTTGATATTGTTTAATGATGCTTGTATAGGAGATATGGTGCCGTGTCTTAGGTGGTTAGACCGGTGGAAAGCGAGGCGGCTATTGAAATTTGAGGCGGAGAGAGGGGTGGTTTTGAGGGAGTTGATGGAGGAACATAGGGAGAAATTGAAGGTTGAAGGTGGAGATGGGGAGTTGTCTATGGTGGTTAAGCCTTTTATCCAGGTGTTGCTTAGGCTGCAGGAGTCAGAGCCGGAGTATTACAAGGATGAGATCATTTTTTGCATAATTTTG GATCTACTAATAGGATCATCAGATACATCATCTGAAAGCATGGAATGGGCATTATCACTATTAGTCAACCATCCCCAAGTTCTTAACAAGGCCAAAACTGAAATCAAGAACCATGTTGGTTACGATAGATTACTTGAAGAATCCGATCTGAACCACCTTCCTTATCTACGATGCATCATCAATGAAACACTCCGAATGTACCCGCCTGCCCCTAATCTTGTCCCACACGAATCATCAAAAGATTGTACCGTTGGAGGTTACTATATTCAACGTGGTACAATGTTGCAAATCAACTTATGGGCAATACAAAATGACCCAAAGATTTGGGATGACCCTACAAGTTTTAGGCCTGAAAGATTTGAAGGAGTTGAGGGTCACAAGATAGGATACAAAATGATGCCATTTGGGTCTGGTAGAAGAAGTTGTCCTGGAGAAGGTTTGGCTATTCGAGTTATTGGGTTAACCATTGGATCTCTTATCCAATGTTTCGAGTTAGAGAGTATTGATCATAAGCTGGTAGATATGACCATAGCGTCTGGGTTTAACTTGCAGAAAGCTGAGCCATTACGAGTTGTGGTTCGCCCATGTCCATCCATGATGAACTTACTTGATCAAATGTAA